The following proteins come from a genomic window of Plasmodium vivax chromosome 3, whole genome shotgun sequence:
- a CDS encoding hypothetical protein, conserved (encoded by transcript PVX_000670A): MENIKTLYHIFSSADGSPVDGGDQKKCYKGIQDVEGAPLSEAAVVAPQKTHKKVSPEERAKRTNKEKELSSPFNHFPHFGEYTGAHSADVERRRSEREDRSFRQRGEVTPDWEALQHVDDPSESLAKEANDREGEMVGHSKGKMPRRGSHLRHHNGGEKKDASSSPTKGETSEQPKGRQSHMGGAVHLVREHNPTGEATQNGFVSPSKETLFYEAFASLSSQMANEGTHVDNPFRRNSNGGNLLNIEPQQSNREKVEPSLGGAKVMPLNWDRHDCTLIDLHASIPKEEGETSKGEPSPNEGLHPQWDFLKWDEATVQVERTEDPFLNLIGGGNFPEGVPFFEEHSSMGGSLSNEKDPIRMGDFHTGGVAPLGSENPFGELTSWSAMRGGGQAEGMTRDVQVNAQAEGQLRSNLFPLDGDYSPGGEANGGGFHTGGGSPVCGVNGDTAADEELMGRDNPVNNPHPHPHLHPHQWGKSLTGDPFHVVDSKRGGSTPPNSHMMKNPPTEEIKLHDELINLSDGPTSEMGLIGKGTPPRGEPSVGWLSLEEGNHMDCFHLMGEAKTEGGKSPLWGKHDFFNFEHDEEVGAPRRGSPDWVEDVSKGVVSSEEGAPKEGSHVGLFAATPHQIGGKEKATANANAEEEEDPALTYRYITEQRMVEEAAPMEDEGSSFLDIIDEIVSISKDIIGTNQHEDGVLGIQQGGPNGGMNCLQFEGHPPGALQMGHPLSAAMGAMVEAAEKSTHEGVSNDPPEEKLLDDVYVHFDHLSESRRKGEDSSDEDVTANRREDSPCDAVHGNASRTYVDALQVAHPPWRNRSTETEDDAGGVKEEDPQESPSLRITPGWADPPTMQLCEGIYHVLMSRNYLEALPVLAAYRGEKQTDGRPISEVSDATHRGASNYLGDDSLHGKVNLLTFHTYLRRAKKMNKRGFDEMYDYSDYVYTHMDEIYQMDVSRFFFNSNYLENMNRYVIKKNRIVNDLTNAHNFVNDFLKKKENVITQKGFRTDVTYPMYFLMLTDLLVTLWRMSLSRLKEANWSKTIRFLTRRLRRKTTIRVLKRCHSLLSRIYRHLTKHPLDERQKKKIIKTVKRSRSFKVAQKNVRRINTFCFYVLIFFLPMSVPPFGRDLSGRDYLLHCFLRNVNKVVLRSENVRDVVRKVVSSSQRNICRLKVHSLEQVFRCSFEDAPRGGGPVSAGASSHRKGRSNGQPNCEPNGLRNCQPNRQPNGLPTRQPNSLAEALRDIHISARIEHVEEELAAYLRANAHFHETFFNIIVPMLNGLTTLLDSLEAIFALYVKYKVRKSRELIFFRNPWLCSYDAFLSFSRSGGPAPNRVEGGGVVSDSAGNLADDSADSLAAYMAQQDRQLAQDDLGALYSLKRVKEMLLLGGRKEGASRSNTGGGPKRSHLSERGRENQAKLNAYYSYILKLCLDERYKEINTRALRCLFCSLYFS, encoded by the exons atggaaaatataaagacCTTGTATCACATCTTCTCCAGTGCGGATGGGAGCCCTGTCGATGGGGGGGATCAAAAGAAATGTTATAAGGGTATACAAGACGTGGAGGGTGCTCCGCTAAGCGAGGCAGCTGTAGTGGCGCCCCAAAAGACTCACAAAAAGGTGTCGCCCGAAGAGAGGGctaaaagaacaaataaggaaaaggaaCTTTCATCCCCTTTCAATcacttcccccattttggagagTACACTGGTGCCCACTCCGCAGATGtagaaagaagaagaagcgaaagggAGGATCGCTCATTTCGGCAGCGTGGTGAGGTCACTCCAGATTGGGAAGCTTTGCAGCACGTCGATGATCCGTCTGAATCTCTCGCGAAGGAAGCGAACGATCGAGAAGGTGAAATGGTTGGCCATTCCAAAGGGAAGATGCCAAGGCGGGGTAGTCACTTGAGGCATCACAACGGTGGAGAGAAGAAGGACGCCTCTTCCAGCCCCACCAAAGGAGAAACATCCGAACAACCGAAAGGAAGGCAATCACACATGGGAGGGGCAGTCCATTTGGTGAGGGAACACAACCCAACGGGGGAAGCAACCCAAAACGGTTTTGTGAGCCCATCAAAGGAGACCCTCTTTTACGAAGCGTTTGCCTCTCTGTCTAGTCAAATGGCAAATGAGGGGACCCACGTTGACAATCCATTTCGTCGGAACAGCAATGGGGGTAACCTCCTTAACATAGAACCTCAGCAGAGCAACCGCGAGAAGGTAGAACCCTCCCTGGGTGGAGCCAAAGTGATGCCGCTCAATTGGGATCGACACGATTGCACACTGATTGATTTACACGCGAGCATACCAAAAGAGGAGGGAGAAACGTCAAAGGGGGAACCATCCCCGAACGAGGGTCTTCACCCCCAATGGGACTTTCTCAAATGGGATGAGGCCACTGTGCAGGTAGAACGAACGGAGGACCCATTTTTAAACCTCATTGGAGGAGGGAACTTCCCAGAGggggtccccttttttgaggaGCACTCCTCCATGGGGGGAAGCCTTTCAAACGAGAAGGACCCCATCCGAATGGGGGACTTCCACACGGGTGGTGTGGCCCCCCTTGGGAGTGAAAATCCGTTTGGTGAGTTAACCAGCTGGAGTGCGATGCGGGGAGGTGGGCAGGCAGAGGGGATGACACGAGATGTTCAGGTAAATGCCCAAGCAGAGGGACAGCTCCGCAGTAATTTGTTCCCCCTGGATGGTGACTactcccctgggggggaagcaaacggAGGAGGGTTCCACACCGGGGGGGGCTCCCCTGTTTGTGGCGTCAACGGAGACACCGCCGCAGATGAGGAGCTGATGGGGAGAGACAACCCGGTGAACAACCCTCATCCGCATCCGCATCTGCATCCTCACCAGTGGGGCAAGTCCCTCACGGGGGATCCTTTCCACGTGGTCGATAgcaaaagagggggaagcaccccaCCGAACAGTCACATGATGAAGAACCCCCCAactgaagaaataaaattacacgACGAATTGATAAACCTCAGTGATGGTCCAACCTCGGAGATGGGGTTGATAGGGAAGGGGACCCCCCCTCGTGGAGAACCCAGTGTGGGGTGGCTCTCCCTGGAGGAAGGGAACCACATGGATTGCTTCCATCTGATGGGAGAGGCTAAAACGGAGGGAGGCAAAAGCCCCCTGTGGGGAAAACACgactttttcaatttcgagCACGATGAGGAGGTGGGAGCACCGCGGAGGGGGAGCCCCGACTGGGTTGAAGACGTTTCCAAGGGGGTGGTCAGCAGTGAAGAAGGAGCCCCCAAGGAGGGGTCTCATGTGGGGCTCTTCGCAGCGACGCCCCATCAAATAGGTGGCAAAGAGAAAGCAACCGCAAACGCAAAcgcggaagaggaggaggaccccgCGCTGACCTACCGCTACATAACCGAGCAGCGGATGGTGGAGGAGGCGGCGCCGATGGAAGACGAGGGCAGCTCCTTCCTAGACATCATTGATGAGATAGTTAGCATAAGCAAAGATATAATTGGGACGAATCAGCACGAGGATGGCGTCCTGGGGATTCAGCAGGGGGGCCCAAACGGGGGTATGAACTGCCTACAGTTTGAAGGGCACCCTCCAGGGGCACTCCAAATGGGCCACCCCCTCAGTGCAGCCATGGGAGCTATGGTAGAAGCGGCTGAGAAATCTACACATGAAGGTGTTTCTAACGACCCACCTGAGGAGAAACTCCTCGACGATGTGTACGTCCACTTTGACCACTTGAGCGAGTCGCGCAGGAAGGGGGAGGACTCATCTGACGAGGACGTAACTGCAAATCGAAGGGAAGACTCCCCCTGTGATGCGGTTCACGGGAATGCTAGCCGCACTTATGTGGATGCCCTACAGGTGGCACACCCCCCTTGGAGAAACAGATCGACTGAAACGGAAGATGACGCAGGTGGGGTGAAAGAAGAGGACCCCCAGGAGAGCCCCAGTTTGAGGATCACCCCAGGATGGGCAGATCCCCCCACTATGCAGCTCTGCGAAGGGATATACCACGTGCTGATGAGTAGGAACTATTTGGAGGCCCTCCCTGTGTTGGCGGCAtacaggggggagaagcaaaccgATGGAAGGCCCATAAGTGAGGTAAGCGACGCAACCCACCGTGGTGCTTCTAACTACCTAGGGGACGACTCCCTCCACGGAAAAGTGAATCTCCTCACCTTCCACACGTACCTCCGAAgagccaaaaaaatgaacaaaagaGGCTTCGACGAAATGTACGATTATAGCGATTACGTCTACACACACATGGACGAAATATACCAAATGGACGTAagccgcttcttcttcaacaGCAattatttggaaaatatgaacagatatgtaattaaaaaaaatagaattgtGAATGACTTGACGAACGcacacaattttgtgaacgattttttaaagaagaaggaaaacgtCATTACGCAGAAAGGGTTTCGCACTGACGTCACCTACCCGATGTACTTTTTAATGTTGACCGATCTGTTAGTAACCCTGTGGCGTATGTCCCTATCCCGTTTGAAGGAGGCCAACTGGAGTAAGACGATCCGCTTCCTAACCAGACGCCTCCGCAGAAAAACAACCATTCGCGTGTTGAAAAGATGCCACTCTCTCCTCTCTCGCATTTACCGGCACCTCACCAAACACCCCCTTGatgaaaggcaaaaaaaaaaaataattaagacTGTCAAACGGAGCAGGAGCTTCAAGGTGGCTCAGAAGAACGTACGTAGAATCAACACCTTTTGCTTCTACGTCCTcatctttttcctccccatgtCCGTCCCTCCATTTGGCAGGGACCTCAGCGGGCGTGACTACCTTTTGCACTGCTTCCTCAGAAACGTTAACAAAGTCGTTTTGAG AAGCGAAAACGTGCGCGACGTCGTCCGCAAAGTAGTGAGCAGCTCACAGAGGAACATCTGCCGGTTGAAGGTGCATAGCCTCGAGCAGGTGTTCCGCTGCTCCTTTGAAGATGCCCCGCGGGGGGGTGGACCGGTAAGCGCAGGTGCTAGCAGCCATCGGAAGGGGCGGTCAAACGGGCAGCCAAACTGCGAACCTAATGGGCTTCGGAACTGCCAACCAAACCGCCAACCAAATGGGCTGCCAACCCGCCAACCGAACAGCCTCGCGGAGGCCCTGCGGGACATCCACATAAGCGCGAGAATCGAGCACGTGGAGGAGGAACTGGCCGCCTACCTCAGAGCAAACGCCCACTTCCACGAAACCTTCTTCAACATCATCGTGCCCATGCTGAATGGCCTCACGACCCTTTTGGACAGCCTGGAGGCCATCTTTGCCCTCTACGTGAAATATAAAGTGAGGAAGAGCAGGGAGTTGATATTCTTTCGTAACCCCTGGCTGTGCAGCTACGACGCCTTCCTGTCCTTCAGTCGGTCGGGGGGGCCCGCCCCCAACCGTGTAGAAGGAGGTGGAGTGGTCAGCGATTCAGCTGGCAACCTAGCGGACGATTCAGCTGATAGCTTGGCGGCCTACATGGCGCAGCAGGACCGCCAACTCGCGCAGGACGACCTGGGCGCGCTGTACAGCCTCAAGAGGGTCAAGGAAATGCTCCTCCTGGGGGGCAGGAAAGAGGGGGCATCTCGCTCGAACACAGGCGGGGGTCCCAAACGTAGCCACCTCTCAGAGCGGGGACGCGAAAATCAAGCCAAGCTAAACGCCTACTACTCCTACATTTTAAAGCTGTGCCTTGACGAGCGGTACAAAGAAATAAACACGAGAGCTTTGAGGTGTCTCTTCTGCAGTTTGTATTTTAGCTGA
- a CDS encoding hypothetical protein (encoded by transcript PVX_000665A) produces MPNHKRPRRRSSKIYRPSNFNILFGETQKRQGYQLSIDTIHKCLDLITLQQTLLNAQLGYPVNMLNCKRVEISLCVHILIYKKMYNQADNVINVFQWEYTFTYCLACLFCLLLERSFHFFEELIHYVKIKLSNDDLDLFLLHVLHLFLEYRTKWRHVYAGVERLNGEQPHGEQPKGDQPKGDQPKGDQPKGDQPKGDQPKGDQPKGDQPKGDQPHADQPAALPTAQPSADRDFPREALLHITDRDCLFYAHTLLFIHGKRQYAGILKNMKRLLFSNISKNDIRKTVIGAYKFAHRDRRMNFNWIHANRGSFKKASGSSGGAGGDCNVGDCKAGEEDHFDEEDHFDGEDHFDGEDHLTQLMSLARKYPDNIKENITREILAIRGAAV; encoded by the exons ATGCCGAACCACAAGCGTCCTCGCagaaggagcagcaaaatTTACCGCCCCAGCAATTTTAACATCCTTTTTGGAGAGACGCAGAAGAGGCAGGGGTACCAACTCTCCATCGACACGATACATAA ATGCCTGGACCTCATAACCCTACAGCAGACGCTGCTGAACGCCCAGCTGGGCTACCCCGTGAATATGCTCAACTGCAAACGTGTGGAGATCTCCCTTTGCgtacacattttaatttataagaaaatgtATAACCAGGCAGACAATGTTATTAATGTCTTTCAATGGGAATACACCTTCACGTACTGCCTGGCTTGTCTCTTCTGTCTGCTCTTAGAAAGGagcttccacttttttgaaGAGCTCATCCATTACGTTAAGATAAAGCTGAGCAACGACGACTTGGAtttgttcctcctccacgtCCTGCACTTGTTTTTGGAGTACCGCACCAAGTGGAGGCACGTCTACGCGGGGGTGGAGCGGCTCAATGGGGAGCAGCCACATGGGGAGCAGCCAAAAGGAGACCAGCCAAAAGGAGACCAGCCAAAAGGAGACCAGCCAAAAGGAGACCAGCCAAAAGGAGACCAGCCAAAAGGAGACCAGCCAAAAGGAGACCAGCCAAAAGGAGACCAGCCGCATGCCGACCAGCCTGCCGCCCTTCCTACCGCCCAACCTTCCGCTGACCGCGACTTCCCGCGCGAGGCGCTGCTGCACATCACCGACAGGGACTGCCTCTTCTACGCGCACaccctcctcttcatccacGGCAAGCGGCAGTACGCAGGCATCctcaaaaatatgaagcgCCTCCTATTCAGCAACATTAGCAAAAATGACATCCGCAAAACGGTCATCGGGGCATATAAGTTCGCCCACCGGGATCGACGGATGAACTTCAATTGGATTCACGCCAACCGGGGGTCCTTTAAGAAGGCCTCCGGGAGCAGCGGCGGAGCTGGCGGCGACTGCAACGTTGGCGACTGCAAAGCTGGCGAGGAGGACCACTTCGATGAGGAGGACCACTTCGATGGGGAGGACCACTTCGATGGGGAGGACCACCTCACACAGCTGATGTCGCTCGCCAGGAAGTACCCGGACAACATCAAGGAGAACATCACGCGGGAGATTCTGGCCATTCGCGGCGCAGCGGTGTAG
- a CDS encoding hypothetical protein (encoded by transcript PVX_000660A) — translation MAKPVLLNKYLLLKSNSLKVQSKLIEKYFVDLYKRKHFLKDMFLKFNNLKRKKKKYINVSYQEMTKCLDKYCHLLLENDEGVTINYLFFFFLYANMLIKNVYSAMMERPTRWSFYQFASHSKENFPTCEIAYEIAYEKRVNYNLFFFLTIDVERLIKFALFVCNSFASARRMCSLFFIHPHRVLVQNVATQCCLKNASPAVPPSLGKDPPEGIFTPSFLRADAPNVGVAPRRPPLGRNYLGEKPAEQPEEKHLTGEFLFFLTDVVGKLEQLKRRISPPERKQRKKKTCKLKLLLLKYVQHAIDTQEGVAPPAGRGGPSEVSPEVTADVSAAQHSSISTKQPADENPSAEDKDELIDLFLCLEKCDDYFPFIFNTLYGYAFSAKYPFLNRLIVERYSCVERIFWVFHREGGASAGSLLQAVSRVSGVKAVSQADIVGDAHHADTANRVSDAHRAGTAIDLHCLKYGDLERLNGFTKCLLYSAIFDSQHNVDCLHLYQLVKAPKGGVNMNPLTKKLNRFYSPLLGKAYSASTEEALNDPFKSKRNKVSAPRSFPRKEELLAYLLRETTPLESLLDVIVNLFMQDGHTLSRMTLQEVILIVDTSYQRCQAFRREGQAVLEYSLRSSDEVDFSSFGRLPSTLRGNVAKLGVYVRAIQVVRKVQRVLNEEVSLPNGGLPHSGGLPHNGSPPEPSHRSTTKSGLWVRTLKAILAEPMGEQAVLQFILQNRLFKHAPFLLNYKLGPITSVSKRETLLKLERRCKAAYIVHLWRSNNPKKKKKIISFLKNLKGEREVKALLSSVLHDLDSHNLKDLFSFVLRHFETPFVKKLYLLALVSPSLCLHSIGRIKMRDLISSLLWRDKTELVRFILRKDLYRPRLHTLFRHAFLNIHLDFSRRVSPKESLSKEGPTRRKHCPGGTHRENALPYSLTKCLSVLELAGLVRGEGTAQQVYETFLRVTQVLFDRVCDGVSGRVSGLVSGQVSGQVIDRLGERFPNRFAVGCAKLKRLPPMNRPSKGKTQKEPPPRGKLKKKFSLFGQFFHKRLNANGVKTKGRSANSAYVRHYKIVQSESPPAQRYPQSSGGNPPISLSILIYTFYKVCFFFYESYGELRRGSNLLCFLLPQLIYVQTSLRFRVNLKKVIKLNLKEMIDLLRVKNFNLCNQLIHRIHSCYIYQVNSFGLLAEPTLFFPLDSAKRRGSKYKAVKNIVSLLRCSEGGLPRGGLPKEELPLRRVHNYYVYRCAHSTCVYRQFVDAAGVVAGELGAGQGRGLPQRGAMKRSRENRSGANAVGGSDLPLKLQRLHFSVLAFHVALLYKCGMDLYVSLNLFFSFTCTYHCSSNVCKKYRELITFFANVNVHKGAKVLGRVSTHVGVNHWPAYKLMRRCSRIDMPASRHRPGVLHKMVLQVNSGGGSHPWKGCTYLGHIRLEPKKRDSLPKGVEDPSITYHLVRSDDGASTHQGVVPNRSGNLLPSCRLNWVDLLWGGAFNVSVNGTFNVSMNGAFSSSVNGLYSPSASIYVRRHLLTGVAFAYLYGYHNDVHFGGDCREIPSVSALTQKELLLYVMGRVHNPYVVIRKGVHPAEGRPLRLRGGPQSAGGGLKRGTTHWGNTTRRRLSSGGANMTRRADLSRADQLRNTQKTFTFSNYLKQKRANRSINLFAYKLEAFQEFIKMIYNESLQRNTFEYFASVQLANHYERFFYNMGDPCTYPLCYAHPCSNLALSPQYFRESFHEVCAHMALSTCDGRVDGGARAGKARNLLFATSLLLPHGSR, via the coding sequence ATGGCCAAACCGGTGCTGCTAAACAAGTACCTTCTGCTGAAGAGCAACTCTCTAAAGGTGCAATCTAAGTtgatagaaaaatattttgtggACCTATATAAGAGGAAGCACTTCCTAAAGGACATGTTCctcaaatttaataatttaaaaaggaaaaaaaaaaaatatataaatgtaagcTACCAAGAGATGACCAAATGTCTGGACAAGTACTGCCACCTGTTGCTAGAGAATGATGAAGGAGTCACCAtcaattatttgtttttttttttcctctacgCCAATATGCtcatcaaaaatgtgtatagCGCCATGATGGAGAGACCAACGCGATGGAGCTTCTACCAGTTCGCTTCGCATTCCAAGGAGAACTTCCCCACGTGTGAAATTGCCTATGAAATTGCCTATGAGAAAAGGGTGAACTACaacctctttttctttctaaCGATTGATGTGGAGAGACTCATAAAATTCGCCCTCTTCGTGTGTAACTCCTTTGCCAGTGCCAGGAGGATGTGCTCTCTCTTCTTCATTCACCCCCACAGGGTGCTCGTCCAGAACGTGGCCACGCAGTGTTGCCTAAAAAATGCATCCCCCGCGGTTCCGCCCAGTTTGGGGAAGGACCCCCCGGAGGGGATCTTCACTCCGTCCTTCCTTCGAGCAGATGCCCCCAATGTAGGTGTGGCCCCGAGGAGACCCCCTTTAGGGCGGAACTACCTGGGGGAGAAACCCGCCGAACAACCCGAGGAGAAGCACCTCACGGGGgagttcctctttttccttaCGGATGTCGTGGGGAAGCTGGAGCAGCTGAAGCGAAGAATCTCCCCCCCAGAGAGAAagcaaaggaagaaaaaaacctGCAAGTTGAAACTCCTCCTTTTGAAGTACGTCCAGCACGCGATCGACACGCAGGAAGGGGTGGCGCCGCCTGCGGGGAGAGGTGGCCCCAGTGAGGTTTCCCCAGAGGTAACCGCTGACGTCAGCGCTGCTCAGCACTCCTCCATCTCCACGAAGCAACCCGCTGACGAGAACCCCAGCGCGGAAGACAAAGATGAGCTGATCGACCTGTTCCTATGCCTGGAAAAATGCGACGACTAtttccccttcatttttaacaccCTCTATGGGTACGCCTTCTCAGCGAAGTACCCCTTTTTGAATCGACTCATCGTGGAGCGGTACAGCTGCGTTGAGAGGATCTTCTGGGTGTTCCACCGGGAGGGGGGCGCCTCGGCGGGGAGCCTCCTTCAAGCGGTTAGCCGTGTAAGCGGTGTGAAAGCGGTTAGCCAAGCAGACATCGTAGGTGATGCTCACCATGCAGACACCGCTAACCGCGTGAGTGACGCTCACCGTGCAGGCACCGCTATCGACCTGCACTGCCTCAAGTACGGCGACCTGGAACGCCTGAACGGATTCACCAAGTGCCTCCTCTACTCGGCCATCTTCGACAGCCAGCACAACGTAGACTGCCTGCATCTGTACCAGTTGGTGAAGGcacccaaggggggggtaaaCATGAATCCCCTCACGAAGAAGCTAAACAGGTTTtactccccccttttgggaaaAGCATATAGTGCCTCCACCGAGGAAGCACTCAATGATCCGTTTaaatcaaaaaggaacaaagtTAGTGCACCTCGGAGCTTTCCCAGGAAGGAAGAACTGCTGGCGTACCTCCTCAGGGAGACAACCCCTCTGGAGAGTCTTCTCGACGTaattgtaaatttatttatgcaGGATGGCCATACACTCAGTAGGATGACTTTGCAAGAGGTGATCCTAATCGTGGACACCAGCTATCAGAGGTGCCAAGCATTTCGAAGGGAAGGCCAGGCAGTCTTGGAGTATTCCCTCCGCAGCTCTGACGAGGTAGActtctcctcatttgggAGACTGCCAAGCACCCTGCGTGGGAATGTGGCCAAGTTAGGTGTGTACGTGAGGGCGATCCAGGTGGTGAGGAAGGTGCAGCGGGTTCTTAATGAGGAGGTAAGCCTCCCCAATGGGGGGCTTCCCCACTCTGGAGGACTTCCCCACAATGGGTCCCCCCCTGAGCCATCCCACCGCTCCACAACGAAAAGCGGCCTCTGGGTGAGGACCCTCAAAGCGATTCTGGCCGAGCCAATGGGGGAGCAAGCCGTGTTGCAGTTCATCCTGCAAAATAGGCTATTCAAGCATGCCCCCTTCCTCCTCAATTACAAGTTGGGTCCAATCACCAGCGTCTCCAAAAGGGAGACCCTACTCAAACTGGAGAGGAGATGCAAAGCAGCTTACATTGTGCATCTCTGGCGGAGCAACAAcccgaagaagaagaaaaaaatcatttcctttttgaagaatctaaagggggaaagggaagTCAAAGCTTTACTAAGCAGTGTGCTGCACGATCTAGACAGCCATAACTTGAAAGaccttttctccttcgttCTTCGCCATTTTGAGACCCCCTTCGTGAAGAAGCTATACCTGTTGGCCCTCGTTTCCCCCTCGTTGTGCTTGCACTCAATCGGTAGAATCAAAATGAGGGACCttatttcttcccttctCTGGAGAGATAAGACAGAGCTCGTTAGATTCATCCTGAGGAAGGACCTGTACAGACCTCGCCTGCACACTCTCTTTCGTCACGCCTTTTTGAACATCCATCTGGATTTTTCCAGACGTGTTTCACCCAAGGAGTCCCTTTCGAAGGAGGGCCcgacgaggaggaaacaCTGCCCTGGGGGGACTCACCGAGAGAACGCCCTCCCCTACAGTTTGACGAAGTGCCTTTCCGTTTTGGAGCTGGCTGGCTTGGTCCGCGGAGAAGGCACTGCGCAGCAGGTGTACGAGACGTTTCTGCGCGTCACGCAGGTGCTCTTCGATAGGGTGTGCGATGGGGTGAGCGGTCGGGTGAGCGGTCTGGTTAGCGGTCAGGTGAGCGGTCAGGTGATTGACCGATTGGGCGAGCGCTTCCCCAACCGCTTCGCGGTAGGCTGCGCAAAGCTGAAGCGGCTGCCCCCAATGAACCGCCCCTcaaaggggaagacgcaGAAGGAACCGCCGCCACGTGGGAAGCTCAAGAAGAAGTTCAGTCTGTTCGGCCAGTTCTTCCACAAGCGCCTCAATGCGAACGGGGTTAAGACAAAGGGGAGGAGCGCCAATAGCGCGTACGTCAGGCATTATAAGATAGTCCAATCGGAGTCACCACCAGCACAGAGATACCCCCAGAGCAGTGGAGGGAACCCCCCAATCAGCCTGAGCATCCTCATATACACCTTCTACAAAgtctgtttcttcttttacgAAAGCTATGGGGAGTtgagaagaggaagcaacCTTCTGTGCTTCCTGCTGCCCCAGCTGATATATGTGCAGACGTCCCTTCGGTTCCGAGTGAACCTGAAGAAGGTCATTAAGTTGAATCTTAAGGAGATGATTGATTTGCTGAGGGTGAAGAACTTTAACTTGTGCAACCAGCTGATCCATAGAATCCATTCCTGCTACATCTACCAGGTGAATTCCTTTGGCTTGTTAGCAGAACCCACTTTGTTCTTTCCCCTGGATAGTGCAAAACGGAGAGGCAGCAAATACAAAGCGGTGAAAAATATCGTGTCGCTCCTTCGATGCAGCGAGGGGGGCCTCCCCAGAGGAGGGCTCCCCAAAGAAGAGCTTCCTTTGCGGAGGGTGCACAACTATTACGTCTACAGGTGCGCCCACTCAACGTGTGTGTATAGGCAGTTCGTGGATGCGGCAGGGGTTGTGGCTGGCGAGTTGGGAGCAGGTCAAGGGAGAGGCCTACCTCAAAGGGGTGCCATGAAACGAAGCAGAGAGAATCGCAGCGGAGCGAACGCCGTGGGCGGATCGGACCTACCGCTTAAACTGCAGCGACTCCACTTCAGCGTGCTCGCCTTCCACGTGGCGCTACTCTACAAGTGCGGCATGGACCTCTACGTGTCTCTGAACctgttcttctccttcacctgCACGTACCACTGCTCCAGCAATGTTTGCAAGAAATATAGAGAGCTCATCACCTTCTTTGCCAATGTGAATGTGCATAAGGGGGCCAAAGTCCTGGGGAGGGTGAGCACTCACGTGGGGGTAAACCACTGGCCAGCTTATAAACTGATGAGGAGATGTAGCAGAATTGATATGCCTGCCTCGAGACATCGCCCAGGGGtgcttcacaaaatggtcCTTCAAGTGAACTCTGGAGGGGGGAGCCACCCCTGGAAGGGCTGCACCTATTTGGGGCACATCCGGCtggagccaaaaaaaagggattcaCTCCCAAAGGGGGTAGAAGACCCCTCAATTACCTACCACCTTGTAAGAAGCGATGATGGGGCGTCTACCCACCAGGGAGTTGTTCCCAACCGGAGTGGCAACCTCCTTCCTTCTTGCAGACTGAACTGGGTGGACTTACTCTGGGGTGGCGCCTTCAACGTCTCTGTGAATGGCACCTTCAACGTCTCTATGAATGGCGCCTTCAGCTCCTCTGTGAATGGCCTTTACTCCCCGTCCGCCTCAATCTACGTGAGAAGGCACCTCCTCACCGGCGTAGCCTTCGCCTACCTCTACGGCTACCACAATGATGTGCACTTTGGAGGGGACTGCCGAGAGATTCCGTCCGTCAGCGCCCTCACGCAGAAGGAGCTCCTTCTCTACGTGATGGGTCGTGTGCATAACCCCTATGTGGTGATTCGCAAAGGGGTGCATCCAGCGGAGGGGAGACCACTCCGTCTAAGAGGTGGACCACAGTCAGCAGGAGGAGGCCTCAAACGGGGGACAACCCATTGGGGAAATACAACAAGGAGGAGACTCTCCAGTGGGGGGGCAAACATGACGAGGAGGGCCGACCTCTCGCGAGCGGACCAACTAAGGAACACTCAGAAgaccttcacattttcaaattatttaaaacagAAGAGAGCAAATCGAAGCATCAACCTGTTCGCCTACAAATTGGAAGCCTTCcaagaatttataaaaatgatttacaACGAGTCTTTGCAAAGAAATACGTTCGAGTACTTCGCATCCGTTCAGCTGGCCAATCATTATGAGCGTTTCTTCTATAACATGGGTGACCCCTGTACATACCCCCTTTGCTATGCCCATCCGTGCAGCAACTTAGCTTTGTCCCCTCAGTACTTTAGGGAGAGCTTCCACGAGGTGTGCGCACATATGGCTCTCTCGACATGTGATGGACGGGTGGATGGCGGCGCCCGTGCGGGGAAGGCGAGGAACCTCCTCTTCGCCACGTCTCTGCTGTTGCCCCACGGCTCTCGGTGA